The DNA region CTGGGGGGAGAATGCGACCGGTGCCTTGGGCACGCCCTCCTATGCGCTGGAGCCGCTGCTGATTCAAGCTGGCAGCGGCCTACAGCTGGACCGCTTCCGCGTTTATCCGAATCCCACGCACGGACCAGTGACCATTGTCTCGCCGGGCTGTAGTGCCCCGCTAGTACTTTTCGACCTGACGGGGCGGCAAGTGCGCTCCCTACCCCCCTGCACCACAACGCTGGAGGTGCAAGGGCTGGCCAGCGGGATATACCTGCTGCGGCAGGGCACGGCAGTAACGCGATTGGCAATCG from Hymenobacter psoromatis includes:
- a CDS encoding T9SS type A sorting domain-containing protein; this encodes MPQLVAAGQVWATIASGWATVLAVRQDGTLWGWGENATGALGTPSYALEPLLIQAGSGLQLDRFRVYPNPTHGPVTIVSPGCSAPLVLFDLTGRQVRSLPPCTTTLEVQGLASGIYLLRQGTAVTRLAIE